The sequence TATTTGCCCAAAGATCGGACTGGCAAAATTTTCCCGCAGCGCCTTGTTATGCTATTAGTTCATCTACAGGTAGTATTTGCTTAGTGTGACGGATAGTAAGAATGGCAATACTCATCTCTTCTATTCGGTAAATTATTCGATAATTACCAAAAATAATTCCTCTTATTTCTTTTCTGTTTATTTCTGGAACAGTACGGCCCATTTTGGGCATTGAATTTAAGATTAGAACTTTTTCAAAAATATCATCAATCCATTTTGATGCAGCCGTAGGATTGTCTAATGAAATATATTCTGCAATTTCCGAGGCTCTATCAATAGCTAATGGAGACCAGGTTATTTTCATTTGGATATTCTCTTTAAGATCATATCCTTTGCGTTTTTGTGTGCTACTCCTTCTCCATTTTCAATTTGGCTAATTGCTTTTTGCACATCACTTAGCAATTCGATCTTTTCCTGCATAGCTTCATATTCGCCTACGTCCAACAATACAGCAGCACCTTTGCCATGCTGAGTAATAATTAGTGGTCTTTTAGTATCGTGGACTTGCTTAAGAAAAGAAGCTATTCCTGCCCTGAATTCTGACATAGAACGTATATCTTGATCTACTCTCAATCTTTGCATTTGGGCATCTCCTTTGGTGTGGAATGTGGTACATTATAACGTACTTCAGGAGGTTCGTGCAATGGTTATTGTTTCGAGGCGAATAACGAGTCTGCAGAAAAACCCAATTTCCAGAAAGGTTCTCCTGCCTGACTTCAGAATTCTGATTTAGACTAAATTGTTTTTATCCTAATTGGTTATATCACACCTGCTAAATTTGTCATGAAAATCATAACAGACGCATGTATTTGATCTTCTAACCCATGCCTTTCCCTTTGTTTGTCTTATGTTGCTCCTGGCATTCCATAGTTATGCACCTTTTTCAGGTTATGGACGACACAAAACAACAGCCATTGGTTGTTGACCTTCTTTTTCCCTCGAAAGCTGAAACGATCTAATCCCATGACATGTCTGATATGTGCAAAAGGTGGCTCTGCTGTTGCTATTCTCTTGGCGTAGATGGCCTTGCCTATAACAGAATCAAT comes from Desulfocapsa sulfexigens DSM 10523 and encodes:
- a CDS encoding type II toxin-antitoxin system RelE/ParE family toxin, which codes for MKITWSPLAIDRASEIAEYISLDNPTAASKWIDDIFEKVLILNSMPKMGRTVPEINRKEIRGIIFGNYRIIYRIEEMSIAILTIRHTKQILPVDELIA
- a CDS encoding type II toxin-antitoxin system Phd/YefM family antitoxin, giving the protein MQRLRVDQDIRSMSEFRAGIASFLKQVHDTKRPLIITQHGKGAAVLLDVGEYEAMQEKIELLSDVQKAISQIENGEGVAHKNAKDMILKRISK